In one Rutidosis leptorrhynchoides isolate AG116_Rl617_1_P2 chromosome 8, CSIRO_AGI_Rlap_v1, whole genome shotgun sequence genomic region, the following are encoded:
- the LOC139861670 gene encoding BTB/POZ domain-containing protein At1g67900 isoform X3 — MTEDVEKGNLVYKLDVFFNSCILNGWKDSIVTLQTTKSFHLWSEELGITSRCIEAIASKVLSNPLKVSLSHSNSRRARNLDDVSCKTTSKGWWAEDLSDLGIDLYWRTMIALKSGGKVPANLVGDALRIYASKWLPNISRNLENGETTHSNSKGRLLLESIISLLPMERTAVSCSFLLKLLKAANILRASSSSKTELARRIGVQLDEAAVPDLMIPNSSNDMIYDVDVVITILEYFMLQSQSPPTSPPRVKGGFVRHRRSRSANNGDFELQESRRSSSASHSSKIKVARLVDGYLQEIAKDVNLSLSKFTTLAEMIPDFARLDHDDLYRAIDIYLKSHPNLNKNERKRICRTLDCKKLSMEVCMHAAQNEMLPLRVVVQVLFFEQARSAMAGGQLTDLPSNIKALLAAQGGVSKLPSSLSTSRSMVQPEDQWSVSGFKSPKSNISTLRMKLAENDDLDENSSKVKQLCSIPNRPKRMFSKLWSTNRSASEKR; from the exons ATGACAGAAGATGTCGAAAAAGGAAACCTTGTTTACAAACTCGACGTTTTCTTCAATTCTTGTATCCTCAACGGTTGGAAAGATTCGATTGTGACACTTCAAACCACAAAGTCTTTTCATCTATGGTCCGAAGAATTAGGGATCACTAGCCGATGTATTGAAGCCATTGCGTCCAAAGTCCTTTCTAACCCTTTAAAGGTTAGTTTATCACATAGCAATTCTAGGCGGGCCCGCAATCTAGATGATGTTTCGTGTAAAACTACGAGTAAAGGGTGGTGGGCCGAGGATCTTTCGGATTTGGGGATTGATCTTTATTGGAGAACGATGATTGCCCTAAAATCGGGTGGCAAAGTTCCGGCTAATCTTGTAGGTGATGCGTTGAGGATATACGCGTCGAAATGGCTTCCGAATATTTCAAGAAATCTTGAAAATGGTGAAACGACACACTCGAATTCAAAAGGTCGGTTGCTTTTGGAGTCGATTATAAGTctgctccctatggaacgaaccgcgGTTTCTTGTAGTTTTTTGTTGAAGTTATTAAAAGCCGCCAACATATTACGGGCTTCAAGTTCTTCAAAAACCGAATTAGCAAGAAGGATCGGGGTTCAATTAGATGAAGCTGCCGTTCCTGATCTGATGATCCCAAATTCATCAAATGATATGATTTATGATGTTGATGTTGTTATAACTATTTTGGAATATTTTATGTTACAAAGTCAAAGTCCACCCACAAGCCCGCCACGTGTCAAAGGAGGGTTCGTACGGCATAGAAGGTCACGATCCGCGAATAATGGCGATTTCGAGTTACAAGAAAGTAGGAGGTCTTCTTCTGCATCTCATAGTTCCAAGATCAAAGTGGCAAGGCTTGTAGATGGATATTTACAAGAAATTGCTAAAGATGTGAATCTATCATTATCAAAGTTTACAACTTTAGCAGAGATGATTCCCGATTTCGCACGGTTGGATCATGATGATCTGTACAGAGCCATTGACATTTACCTTAAG TCACACCCAAACCTAAACAAAAACGAAAGGAAACGCATTTGTCGAACACTCGACTGCAAGAAGTTATCAATGGAAGTTTGTATGCACGCGGCACAAAATGAGATGCTTCCTTTACGCGTGGTTGTCCAAGTCCTTTTCTTTGAACAAGCTCGGTCAGCCATGGCTGGCGGTCAGCTGACCGACTTGCCCAGTAACATCAAAGCACTATTAGCTGCCCAAGGTGGTGTGTCAAAGCTACCCAGTTCATTAAGCACAAGTAGAAGCATGGTGCAACCTGAAGATCAATGGAGTGTTTCAGGTTTCAAGTCACCAAAATCTAATATTTCCACTTTAAGAATGAAATTGGCAGAGAACGACGATTTGGATGAAAATTCGTCGAAGGTGAAGCAATTGTGTTCGATTCCTAATAGACCGAAACGTATGTTTAGTAAGTTATGGTCCACCAACAGAAGCGCAAGCGAGAAACGTTGA
- the LOC139861670 gene encoding BTB/POZ domain-containing protein At1g67900 isoform X2 has translation MDSLTFPLLSKCLRLQKLCSESPESSQLQIIQLPDFPGGTESFELCAKFCYGITITLSAYNVVSARCAAEYLQMTEDVEKGNLVYKLDVFFNSCILNGWKDSIVTLQTTKSFHLWSEELGITSRCIEAIASKVLSNPLKVSLSHSNSRRARNLDDVSCKTTSKGWWAEDLSDLGIDLYWRTMIALKSGGKVPANLVGDALRIYASKWLPNISRNLENGETTHSNSKGRLLLESIISLLPMERTAVSCSFLLKLLKAANILRASSSSKTELARRIGVQLDEAAVPDLMIPNSSNDMIYDVDVVITILEYFMLQSQSPPTSPPRVKGGFVRHRRSRSANNGDFELQESRRSSSASHSSKIKVARLVDGYLQEIAKDVNLSLSKFTTLAEMIPDFARLDHDDLYRAIDIYLKSHPNLNKNERKRICRTLDCKKLSMEVCMHAAQNEMLPLRVVVQVLFFEQARSAMAGGQLTDLPSNIKALLAAQGGVSKLPSSLSTSRSMVQPEDQWSVSGFKSPKSNISTLRMKLAENDDLDENSSKVKQLCSIPNRPKRMFSKLWSTNRSASEKR, from the exons ATGGATTCATTAACT TTTCCACTTTTGTCCAAATGCTTAAGGTTACAAAAACTCTGTTCTGAAAGCCCAGAATCATCTCAACTTCAAATAATCCAACTCCCGGATTTTCCAGGTGGCACAGAATCTTTCGAATTATGTGCGAAATTCTGTTACGGAATCACAATCACGCTCAGTGCCTACAACGTTGTATCAGCTCGTTGTGCAGCCGAATACCTTCAAATGACAGAAGATGTCGAAAAAGGAAACCTTGTTTACAAACTCGACGTTTTCTTCAATTCTTGTATCCTCAACGGTTGGAAAGATTCGATTGTGACACTTCAAACCACAAAGTCTTTTCATCTATGGTCCGAAGAATTAGGGATCACTAGCCGATGTATTGAAGCCATTGCGTCCAAAGTCCTTTCTAACCCTTTAAAGGTTAGTTTATCACATAGCAATTCTAGGCGGGCCCGCAATCTAGATGATGTTTCGTGTAAAACTACGAGTAAAGGGTGGTGGGCCGAGGATCTTTCGGATTTGGGGATTGATCTTTATTGGAGAACGATGATTGCCCTAAAATCGGGTGGCAAAGTTCCGGCTAATCTTGTAGGTGATGCGTTGAGGATATACGCGTCGAAATGGCTTCCGAATATTTCAAGAAATCTTGAAAATGGTGAAACGACACACTCGAATTCAAAAGGTCGGTTGCTTTTGGAGTCGATTATAAGTctgctccctatggaacgaaccgcgGTTTCTTGTAGTTTTTTGTTGAAGTTATTAAAAGCCGCCAACATATTACGGGCTTCAAGTTCTTCAAAAACCGAATTAGCAAGAAGGATCGGGGTTCAATTAGATGAAGCTGCCGTTCCTGATCTGATGATCCCAAATTCATCAAATGATATGATTTATGATGTTGATGTTGTTATAACTATTTTGGAATATTTTATGTTACAAAGTCAAAGTCCACCCACAAGCCCGCCACGTGTCAAAGGAGGGTTCGTACGGCATAGAAGGTCACGATCCGCGAATAATGGCGATTTCGAGTTACAAGAAAGTAGGAGGTCTTCTTCTGCATCTCATAGTTCCAAGATCAAAGTGGCAAGGCTTGTAGATGGATATTTACAAGAAATTGCTAAAGATGTGAATCTATCATTATCAAAGTTTACAACTTTAGCAGAGATGATTCCCGATTTCGCACGGTTGGATCATGATGATCTGTACAGAGCCATTGACATTTACCTTAAG TCACACCCAAACCTAAACAAAAACGAAAGGAAACGCATTTGTCGAACACTCGACTGCAAGAAGTTATCAATGGAAGTTTGTATGCACGCGGCACAAAATGAGATGCTTCCTTTACGCGTGGTTGTCCAAGTCCTTTTCTTTGAACAAGCTCGGTCAGCCATGGCTGGCGGTCAGCTGACCGACTTGCCCAGTAACATCAAAGCACTATTAGCTGCCCAAGGTGGTGTGTCAAAGCTACCCAGTTCATTAAGCACAAGTAGAAGCATGGTGCAACCTGAAGATCAATGGAGTGTTTCAGGTTTCAAGTCACCAAAATCTAATATTTCCACTTTAAGAATGAAATTGGCAGAGAACGACGATTTGGATGAAAATTCGTCGAAGGTGAAGCAATTGTGTTCGATTCCTAATAGACCGAAACGTATGTTTAGTAAGTTATGGTCCACCAACAGAAGCGCAAGCGAGAAACGTTGA
- the LOC139861670 gene encoding BTB/POZ domain-containing protein At1g67900 isoform X1 yields the protein MKFMKLGSKPDTFYNSDSIRSVSSEISSDLVVQVNGTRYLLHKFPLLSKCLRLQKLCSESPESSQLQIIQLPDFPGGTESFELCAKFCYGITITLSAYNVVSARCAAEYLQMTEDVEKGNLVYKLDVFFNSCILNGWKDSIVTLQTTKSFHLWSEELGITSRCIEAIASKVLSNPLKVSLSHSNSRRARNLDDVSCKTTSKGWWAEDLSDLGIDLYWRTMIALKSGGKVPANLVGDALRIYASKWLPNISRNLENGETTHSNSKGRLLLESIISLLPMERTAVSCSFLLKLLKAANILRASSSSKTELARRIGVQLDEAAVPDLMIPNSSNDMIYDVDVVITILEYFMLQSQSPPTSPPRVKGGFVRHRRSRSANNGDFELQESRRSSSASHSSKIKVARLVDGYLQEIAKDVNLSLSKFTTLAEMIPDFARLDHDDLYRAIDIYLKSHPNLNKNERKRICRTLDCKKLSMEVCMHAAQNEMLPLRVVVQVLFFEQARSAMAGGQLTDLPSNIKALLAAQGGVSKLPSSLSTSRSMVQPEDQWSVSGFKSPKSNISTLRMKLAENDDLDENSSKVKQLCSIPNRPKRMFSKLWSTNRSASEKR from the exons ATGAAGTTTATGAAACTGGGTTCAAAGCCTGATACTTTTTATAATTCAGACTCAATAAG GTCAGTTTCCTCAGAAATTTCAAGTGATCTTGTAGTTCAAGTGAATGGCACAAGATATTTGCTTCACAAG TTTCCACTTTTGTCCAAATGCTTAAGGTTACAAAAACTCTGTTCTGAAAGCCCAGAATCATCTCAACTTCAAATAATCCAACTCCCGGATTTTCCAGGTGGCACAGAATCTTTCGAATTATGTGCGAAATTCTGTTACGGAATCACAATCACGCTCAGTGCCTACAACGTTGTATCAGCTCGTTGTGCAGCCGAATACCTTCAAATGACAGAAGATGTCGAAAAAGGAAACCTTGTTTACAAACTCGACGTTTTCTTCAATTCTTGTATCCTCAACGGTTGGAAAGATTCGATTGTGACACTTCAAACCACAAAGTCTTTTCATCTATGGTCCGAAGAATTAGGGATCACTAGCCGATGTATTGAAGCCATTGCGTCCAAAGTCCTTTCTAACCCTTTAAAGGTTAGTTTATCACATAGCAATTCTAGGCGGGCCCGCAATCTAGATGATGTTTCGTGTAAAACTACGAGTAAAGGGTGGTGGGCCGAGGATCTTTCGGATTTGGGGATTGATCTTTATTGGAGAACGATGATTGCCCTAAAATCGGGTGGCAAAGTTCCGGCTAATCTTGTAGGTGATGCGTTGAGGATATACGCGTCGAAATGGCTTCCGAATATTTCAAGAAATCTTGAAAATGGTGAAACGACACACTCGAATTCAAAAGGTCGGTTGCTTTTGGAGTCGATTATAAGTctgctccctatggaacgaaccgcgGTTTCTTGTAGTTTTTTGTTGAAGTTATTAAAAGCCGCCAACATATTACGGGCTTCAAGTTCTTCAAAAACCGAATTAGCAAGAAGGATCGGGGTTCAATTAGATGAAGCTGCCGTTCCTGATCTGATGATCCCAAATTCATCAAATGATATGATTTATGATGTTGATGTTGTTATAACTATTTTGGAATATTTTATGTTACAAAGTCAAAGTCCACCCACAAGCCCGCCACGTGTCAAAGGAGGGTTCGTACGGCATAGAAGGTCACGATCCGCGAATAATGGCGATTTCGAGTTACAAGAAAGTAGGAGGTCTTCTTCTGCATCTCATAGTTCCAAGATCAAAGTGGCAAGGCTTGTAGATGGATATTTACAAGAAATTGCTAAAGATGTGAATCTATCATTATCAAAGTTTACAACTTTAGCAGAGATGATTCCCGATTTCGCACGGTTGGATCATGATGATCTGTACAGAGCCATTGACATTTACCTTAAG TCACACCCAAACCTAAACAAAAACGAAAGGAAACGCATTTGTCGAACACTCGACTGCAAGAAGTTATCAATGGAAGTTTGTATGCACGCGGCACAAAATGAGATGCTTCCTTTACGCGTGGTTGTCCAAGTCCTTTTCTTTGAACAAGCTCGGTCAGCCATGGCTGGCGGTCAGCTGACCGACTTGCCCAGTAACATCAAAGCACTATTAGCTGCCCAAGGTGGTGTGTCAAAGCTACCCAGTTCATTAAGCACAAGTAGAAGCATGGTGCAACCTGAAGATCAATGGAGTGTTTCAGGTTTCAAGTCACCAAAATCTAATATTTCCACTTTAAGAATGAAATTGGCAGAGAACGACGATTTGGATGAAAATTCGTCGAAGGTGAAGCAATTGTGTTCGATTCCTAATAGACCGAAACGTATGTTTAGTAAGTTATGGTCCACCAACAGAAGCGCAAGCGAGAAACGTTGA